A window of Primulina huaijiensis isolate GDHJ02 chromosome 9, ASM1229523v2, whole genome shotgun sequence contains these coding sequences:
- the LOC140983956 gene encoding uncharacterized protein: MRSMPLNTELSASGVGYRDHVTELPPNLHRIDHNGNRNKHNSSSNVKPILRRSRSERSEHVTVDTNCSPNGSVVVLAGKGKKGAKESSILSISECVDPFKGIKFKKGKASSVISGAELREKPKQKGNRGKGSSVLSDSILSKESTNFHKIDKGDLKIEDKSKIVDEIPNNKAMDEKSVAKTGRMKNIGDSPKDKPQDAKKYNPTSKHNGHQDYVAPKGSKPHSKYVVGAPFKGKSPGLDSSEVGPSPSEVAAAIMAERKYPLDDNQSSVLDGWSLDESVEGLRSKLERWRTNVPPLHDRSGYSSSSYKTPAKHARRHTDGGTGLFSCFGNIYGYECQCVCGKPPGKKAQRTRFHSPPFGTSSRSFL; this comes from the coding sequence ATGAGAAGCATGCCATTAAACACAGAACTCAGTGCTTCAGGAGTCGGATATCGTGATCATGTGACGGAGCTTCCACCTAATCTTCATCGGATTGATCACAATGGAAATCGAAACAAACACAACTCATCATCTAATGTCAAGCCTATATTGCGTAGATCAAGAAGTGAACGTAGCGAACACGTGACAGTTGACACTAATTGTTCCCCAAATGGCTCGGTGGTTGTCTTGGCAGGTAAGGGTAAAAAGGGAGCTAAAGAAAGTTCTATTCTTAGTATTTCAGAATGTGTGGATCCATTTAAAGGAATAAAATTCAAGAAAGGAAAAGCAAGTTCAGTTATTAGTGGTGCTGAGCTTAGAGAGAAGCCAAAACAAAAGGGTAACAGAGGCAAGGGAAGTTCAGTGTTGAGCGATTCAATCTTGAGCAAAGAGTCAACTAACTTTCACAAGATTGATAAGGGTGATCTCAAAATTGAAGACAAAAGTAAAATAGTTGATGAAATCCCTAACAACAAGGCAATGGATGAAAAATCAGTTGCCAAAACTGGAAGGATGAAAAATATTGGCGATTCACCAAAAGACAAGCCCCAAGATGCCAAAAAATATAATCCCACTTCAAAACACAATGGTCATCAAGACTACGTTGCGCCTAAGGGTTCCAAGCCACATAGCAAGTATGTGGTTGGTGCTCCCTTCAAAGGAAAATCGCCTGGGTTGGATTCTTCCGAGGTAGGTCCCTCGCCATCTGAAGTGGCGGCTGCGATAATGGCCGAGAGGAAATATCCCCTAGATGATAATCAAAGCTCGGTATTGGATGGTTGGAGCCTGGATGAAAGCGTGGAAGGGCTTAGGTCCAAACTGGAAAGATGGCGTACTAATGTCCCGCCATTGCATGATCGTAGTGGATACTCTTCGAGTAGCTATAAAACACCTGCTAAGCATGCTCGTAGGCATACGGATGGTGGGACTGGCTTGTTTTCGTGCTTTGGAAATATATACGGGTACGAATGTCAATGCgtttgtggtaagccaccaggaAAAAAAGCTCAGCGCACCAGGTTTCATAGCCCACCTTTTGGAACCTCGAGCCGATCTTTCCTTTAA
- the LOC140985057 gene encoding uncharacterized protein, translated as MWFNSSIKQAPKLSNILLSKRHINCNTLTAGLDLKPFNSKISKFMKIGLVDEARELFDEMPRKNAVTYNAMIRGYFQNGFFESAVYLYNQMPFHDIFSYNTMICGLMCNGDVKGAEEIFERMGYQDVVTWNSMISGYVNNGLMDDAVRVFNQITLKAVVSWNLLIGGLVKIKEFRKAEELFRIMGVRDIASWTIMLKARLEAGGLVEAREFFQDMPIKDVQAWNTMINGYLKNRSVEIAEGLFQKMPEKDWTSWITMIDGLVSNGRINNALRLFNEMPQKCEKTWNSILLALVRNGLVKEAHAVLEKSPLSGVVSWTNIMKGYFDTGEVEDAMKVFELMTSRDTTVWNVAIFGLDENDRGEDGIKLFIKMKEDRLPLDEATHTSFLAICSNLPSLNLGKQIHTEAIKAGIDHFISTSNALITMYFRCGNVHSALLEFYSMACHDTISWNSVICGLAHHGQAENAIKIFEKMRLSTVKPNQITFVGVLSACSHAGLVEHGKFYFCVMRNEYFIQSTNEHYTSIVDLLGRFGHIEEALNILRQMIVHGVEVCASIWGALLGACRMHKNIAVAKICGEKILELEPYNSGVYMILGEMYLASGMKDEAEKVWVRMRNTGVKKQPGCSWVESSNGGKVFLAGDKTHPEFEKVSCVLNLIYLEMEIRVSSVC; from the coding sequence ATGTGGTTCAATTCAAGCATCAAACAAGCTCCAAAACTGTCCAATATACTTTTGTCAAAACGCCACATCAACTGCAATACTCTTACAGCGGGACTCGACTTGAAACCATTCAACTCAAAGATCTCGAAGTTCATGAAAATTGGCCTCGTTGATGAAGCCCGAGAACTGTTCGATGAAATGCCCAGGAAAAACGCAGTCACGTATAATGCCATGATCAGAGGATATTTTCAAAATGGCTTTTTTGAGAGTGCCGTGTATTTGTATAATCAAATGCCATTTCACGATATCTTTTCCTACAATACAATGATATGCGGGCTAATGTGTAATGGTGATGTTAAGGGGGCAGAAGAGATTTTTGAACGCATGGGGTATCAAGATGTAGTAACATGGAATTCAATGATCTCGGGGTATGTCAATAATGGCCTGATGGATGATGCGGTGAGAGTGTTTAATCAAATTACTTTGAAAGCTGTGGTTTCTTGGAATTTACTGATTGGGGGCTTAGTGAAGATTAAGGAGTTCCGTAAGGCTGAGGAGTTGTTTAGAATAATGGGTGTTCGGGATATTGCAAGTTGGACCATTATGCTGAAGGCGCGTTTGGAGGCTGGAGGTCTTGTTGAAGCTAGGGAATTTTTTCAAGATATGCCAATAAAAGATGTTCAAGCTTGGAATACAATGATCAATGGTTACTTAAAAAATAGAAGTGTTGAAATAGCAGAAGGCTTGTTTCAAAAGATGCCTGAGAAGGATTGGACCTCATGGATAACGATGATTGACGGGCTCGTTAGTAATGGTAGGATAAATAATGCTTTGAGGCTCTTCAATGAGATGCCTCAGAAATGCGAAAAAACATGGAATTCAATTTTGTTGGCACTGGTCAGGAATGGTTTGGTGAAAGAGGCTCATGCAGTTTTAGAGAAGAGCCCGTTAAGTGGTGTTGTGTCATGGACAAACATTATGAAAGGATACTTTGACACGGGGGAAGTTGAGGATGCCATGAAAGTTTTTGAATTAATGACTTCTCGTGATACAACTGTATGGAATGTTGCCATATTTGGACTGGATGAAAATGATCGTGGTGAGGATGGTATAAAGTTATTTATCAAAATGAAAGAAGATAGATTGCCCCTAGATGAAGCTACGCATACAAGTTTTCTTGCAATATGTTCCAACTTACCATCCTTAAACCTTGGAAAACAAATTCACACAGAAGCAATCAAGGCTGGAATTGATCACTTTATTTCAACCTCTAACGCATTGATTACCATGTATTTTAGATGTGGTAATGTACATTCTGCGTTACTTGAATTTTATTCTATGGCCTGTCATGATACCATTTCTTGGAATTCTGTGATATGTGGGCTAGCTCACCATGGTCAAGCTGAAAACGCTATAAAGATTTTTGAAAAGATGAGGCTATCAACTGTGAAGCCTAATCAGATTACCTTTGTCGGTGTTCTTTCTGCCTGTAGCCATGCAGGACTTGTGGAACATGGTAAATTTTACTTCTGTGTTATGCGCAATGAGTATTTTATTCAATCAACTAATGAGCATTATACTTCTATTGTTGACCTATTGGGAAGATTTGGACATATTGAGGAGGCCCTGAATATTTTAAGGCAAATGATTGTACATGGAGTAGAAGTTTGTGCAAGCATTTGGGGAGCACTTCTTGGAGCATgtagaatgcataaaaacattgcCGTAGCCAAAATTTGTGGTGAGAAGATTCTTGAATTAGAACCATATAACTCTGGTGTTTATATGATTCTGGGTGAAATGTATCTAGCCAGTGGGATGAAAGATGAAGCTGAAAAGGTTTGGGTGCGCATGAGAAATACAGGTGTGAAAAAGCAACCTGGTTGTAGTTGGGTTGAATCAAGCAACGGCGGGAAAGTATTTCTCGCAGGGGATAAAACTCATCCAGAGTTCGAAAAGGTTTCATGTGTGCTAAATTTGATCTATCTAGAGATGGAAATCAGAGTATCTAGTGTGTGCTAG
- the LOC140984501 gene encoding uncharacterized protein translates to MFNSVRINFKSGLRRFSTAIRSSHIDDEGDWAFASEWWGGGGGGASAGETVFRGISRSGNGVVSVLAHPCSKPDKLHWGRAENWLQQRYTEIYPGLKNHGKFVITGYQWRTLHFNDYTRESTVKVMAAYRQGEPGSMCLMQQAHCLAVPYVKSLIAAGLATISSCNYDFKKAVLGRQNMNILCIGHGGGSIPLFLASKIRGAIVHIVEIDPIVISASIRAMGFPSFSVITPSGKRAFAKPDHADEILWKGTHERLFLFNSDAEQFILESNNIYDIIFIDAYDGDDIFPHKLWNPHSPFLQALGNRLHPDHGTVVVNLHSYVDLNVDASHPSGLPFVPKGQYVSQVSRSYKDALLGNGNSARGFAYTVSVPWLYNTSLVVCRGFGRPEDSSGQNLVFSTLMSKALEVDKLINMPFSCLQYIKKSFTPVD, encoded by the exons ATGTTTAATTCGGTGAGAATCAATTTTAAATCGGGCCTCCGGCGCTTTTCGACGGCGATTAGAAGCAGCCATATCGACGACGAAGGAGATTGGGCATTCGCCTCCGAGTGGTGGGGAGGAGGAGGAGGTGGCGCCTCTGCTGGAGAAACCGTTTTTCGAGGAATTTCACGCAGTGGAAACGGCGTCGTCTCTGTCTTAGCTCATCCTTGTTCCAAGCCA GATAAACTTCATTGGGGAAGGGCAGAGAATTGGCTTCAACAGAGGTACACTGAGATATATCCAGGTCTTAAAAACCATGGAAAATTCGTAATTACAGGTTATCAGTGGCGAACTCTTCATTTTAATGATTATACTCGAGAAAGCACGGTTAAAGTAATGGCTGCTTATAGACAAGGAGAACCTGGCTCTATGTGCTTGATGCAGCAGGCACATTGTCTGGCTGTACCAT ATGTGAAGAGCTTGATAGCTGCTGGATTGGCCACCATCTCATCGtgtaattatgattttaagaaAGCTGTACTTGGGAGgcaaaatatgaatatattatgcaTTGGTCATGGTGGAGGAAGCATACCTTTGTTTTTGGCAAGTAAAATTCGAG GTGCTATAGTCCACATagttgaaattgatcccatcgtAATCTCAGCTTCGATTCGAGCAATGGGTTTTCCGTCTTTCTCAGTTATAACCCCATCAGGCAAACGTGCATTTGCAAAGCCAGATCATGCAGATGAGATACTGTGGAAAGGCACTCACGAGAGGCTATTCTTGTTTAATTCAGATGCAGAGCAGTTTATTCTTGAGAGCAACAATATATATGATATCATCTTTATCGATGCCTATGATGGAGATGATATTTTTCCACACAAGCTGTGGAATCCTCATTCCCCGTTCCTCCAAGCTCTAGGGAACCGCCTTCATCCGGATCATGGAACAGTGGTTGTGAACTTGCATTCATATGTTGACTTAAATGTCGACGCATCTCATCCATCTGGTCTCCCCTTTGTGCCAAAGGGCCAGTACGTTTCTCAAGTGTCCCGATCGTACAAAGACGCACTATTAGGAAATGGGAATTCAGCCCGTGGTTTTGCATATACAGTTTCTGTACCTTGGCTGTACAATACATCTCTTGTTGTATGCCGGGGTTTTGGTAGACCTGAGGACAGTTCAGGCCAGAACTTGGTTTTTAGCACTCTGATGTCCAAAGCACTGGAAGTTGATAAACTCATAAACATGCCGTTTTCATGTTtgcaatatataaaaaaaagttttactCCGGTGGACTAG
- the LOC140983957 gene encoding putative pentatricopeptide repeat-containing protein At5g52630, with the protein MLRQSSTILPNARTIASLLKTCAFLNYNSIGSQLQALSFKLCLYENAFVGSAFVSFYCKTRDLDSARKVFDELSVRDEVCFGAIINGLAQNKRPIDALRFFAETRREDALSSFHGLSGALCAAAGVAMLEQCRIIHGHAVVIGMDSDVYIGTGLIDGYGKCGLVEEARMVFNELEVGLNIAGWNAMMAGYAQQGSVDLVVELFCVMERRGMKPDEYSFLAVLTAFYNAGMDMEAERWFNRMKLQHGLEPRIEHYTCLVGVIGRAGRLDEAEKVALTMPYEPDAAVWRVLLSSCVSNRNAKMAVRMSSKLLEMDPDDDSALVILANTFASTERWDGVKEVWKMMNDRRLRKEIGRSWIEVQGSICVFFAGDTRHPRKDEIYTKLTELMDEIENLGYVPILDEMLHEVDAEEKRASLWHHSEKLAVAFGLLGGVTPPGKPLRIVKNLRICKDCHEAFRYISTVTKREIIVRDAHRYHRFSNGTCNCGNIW; encoded by the coding sequence ATGCTAAGACAGTCCTCCACAATTCTTCCCAACGCACGCACTATTGCTTCCTTGCTCAAAACATGCGCTTTCTTGAACTATAATTCAATTGGCTCACAACTTCAAGCGCTTTCATTTAAACTTTGTTTGTATGAAAACGCTTTTGTTGGTTCtgcttttgtttctttttactGTAAGACGAGGGATCTGGATTCTGCACGTAAGGTGTTCGATGAACTGTCTGTGCGTGATGAGGTTTGTTTTGGTGCTATAATTAATGGGTTGGCTCAAAATAAGAGGCCCATTGACGCTTTAAGGTTCTTCGCTGAGACGAGGAGAGAGGATGCATTGTCATCATTTCATGGCTTATCCGGGGCGTTGTGTGCTGCTGCGGGGGTGGCAATGCTCGAGCAATGTAGGATCATTCATGGGCATGCGGTGGTGATTGGAATGGACTCAGATGTGTACATAGGGACCGGGTTGATCGATGGGTATGGAAAGTGCGGACTCGTGGAGGAGGCGAGGATGGTGTTTAATGAGTTGGAGGTTGGGTTGAACATAGCCGGGTGGAATGCGATGATGGCAGGGTATGCACAACAAGGGAGCGTTGACCTTGTGGTAGAGCTTTTTTGTGTAATGGAAAGACGAGGAATGAAGCCGGATGAATATAGTTTTTTGGCAGTCTTGACAGCATTCTACAATGCAGGTATGGATATGGAAGCTGAAAGGTGGTTCAATAGAATGAAACTGCAGCATGGATTGGAACCGAGGATTGAGCACTACACATGTTTAGTTGGAGTAATAGGGAGGGCAGGAAGGCTAGATGAGGCAGAAAAAGTTGCTTTGACAATGCCATATGAACCTGATGCAGCTGTGTGGAGAGTGTTGTTGTCAAGTTGTGTGAGCAATAGAAACGCCAAGATGGCTGTGAGAATGAGCAGTAAATTGTTGGAAATGGACCCCGATGATGACTCAGCTTTGGTGATTTTGGCAAATACGTTTGCAAGCACTGAAAGGTGGGATGGGGTTAAAGAAGTATGGAAGATGATGAATGATAGGAGATTGAGAAAGGAGATTGGGAGGAGTTGGATTGAAGTACAGGGATCGATTTGTGTATTCTTCGCTGGAGATACAAGGCATCCTAGGAAGGACGAGATCTATACAAAGTTGACAGAGTTGATGGACGAGATAGAAAATTTAGGATATGTACCAATTTTGGATGAGATGTTGCATGAAGTAGACGCAGAAGAAAAGAGGGCGTCgctctggcatcacagtgaaaAATTGGCAGTGGCTTTCGGTTTATTGGGTGGGGTTACACCACCTGGAAAGCCATTGAGGATTGTAAAGAATTTGAGGATCTGTAAAGATTGCCACGAGGCATTCAGGTATATTAGCACGGTGACGAAGAGGGAGATCATAGTGAGAGATGCACACCGATACCATAGGTTCTCAAATGGAACTTGTAATTGTGGTAATATCTGGTAG
- the LOC140983718 gene encoding plasmodesmata-located protein 2-like: MDFPRNPLSFFRLFLLISTIFELTPLSKSADDYTTLVYKGCANQPLSDPSGVYSQAISSLYGTLIAQSSKAKFFKTTAGTSQSTINGLFQCSGDLSNVDCYNCVSGLPVLIDKLCGKAIAARVQLSGCYMLYEVAGFQQVSGMQMLYKSCSATNIGGAGFEERRDTALSSLENGMISSSDGFYTASYESVFAVGQCEGDVGASDCVVCVQNAVQRAQVECGSSISGKIYLQKCFISYSYYPNGVPKKSSSSASSSSYTSPSSSGSSPNTGKTVAIILGGAAGVGFLVICLLFARGLAKRKDDH, translated from the exons ATGGATTTTCCAAGGAATCCACTCTCTTTCTTCCGACTTTTTCTGCTCATTTCAACCATTTTTGAGCTCACCCCACTATCCAAATCTGCTGATGATTACACCACCTTAGTGTACAAGGGTTGTGCGAATCAGCCTTTATCAGATCCGTCTGGGGTTTATTCACAAGCAATTTCATCCCTTTATGGCACCCTCATTGCACAATCCTCAAAGGCCAAATTTTTCAAGACTACCGCTGGCACTTCTCAGTCGACAATCAACGGCCTTTTCCAATGCAGTGGCGACTTGTCAAATGTTGATTGCTACAACTGTGTAAGCGGCTTGCCTGTTCTCATAGACAAGCTCTGTGGCAAGGCTATTGCGGCTAGAGTTCAGCTTTCTGGGTGCTACATGCTGTACGAGGTTGCGGGGTTCCAACAAGTTTCTGGGATGCAAATGTTGTACAAGAGTTGTAGTGCAACAAATATCGGAGGGGCTGGATTTGAGGAGAGGAGGGACACTGCCTTATCTTCACTTGAAAATGGCATGATTAGTAGTAGCGATGGTTTTTATACAGCAAGTTATGAATCTGTTTTTGCAGTGGGGCAGTGTGAGGGTGATGTTGGAGCTTCTGATTGTGTGGTCTGTGTGCAAAATGCTGTCCAGAGGGCTCAGGTCGAGTGTGGAAGCTCCATTTCTGGCAAAATCTATCTCCAGAAATGCTTCATTAGTTATAGTTATTATCCAAATGGAGTCCCTAAAAAATCTTCTTCGtctgcttcttcttcttcatatactTCTCCTTCTTCATCAG GGTCAAGCCCAAATACAGGGAAGACCGTGGCTATAATATTAGGAGGGGCAGCAGGAGTTGGGTTTTTGGTAATTTGCTTGCTGTTTGCAAGAGGTTTGGCAAAGAGAAAAGATG ATCACTGA